The Canis lupus baileyi chromosome 33, mCanLup2.hap1, whole genome shotgun sequence region GGCACATGCCCAGGGTTTGAAATTCTTCCATTAGAAGTCCATTCTCCCAGTTTGTTCTTCCTCTAGATTTCCTTAAATTATCAAGCAAATTCTGAAGTATTGGTGACACATCAACTTTCTAGTTCATACATGGTACAGACAACAATACTTACAGTGCCATGGTTGGGTAGGTGAGTGGGACCAGGAAGTAGTTAAAAGTGatactgaggggcacctgggaggctcaggtcatggtcccagggtcctgggatcaagtcctgctctggcttcccacagggagcctgcttctccctctgcctctgtctctgcctctccctctctgtgtctctcatgaatagataaataaaatcttaaaaaaaaaaaaaggtaggggatccctgggtggctcaatggttcagtgcctgcctttggcccagggcgcaatcctggagtcctgggatcgagttccacgtcgggctcctggcatggagcctgcttctccctttgcctgtgtctctgcctctctctttctctctatgtctatcataaataaataaaaataaataaatctttttaaaaaaaggtaatactgaaaagagacagaagaaacagaagaaaatggtTACCCCCAGATTTTGCCCCCATTATGGTTCTTTTCTAACctacctcactctctctcaagcaTCAAGGTCAATTatgtttttaagcattttatttatttatttgagagagagcgagtgcacaagtagggggaggggcagagggagggggagaagcaggctccccactgagtgggagcctcacacaaggctcaatcccaggacttggagatcatgatctgagccagacGTAGATTCTTAATGACTGAGCACCCTGTAATGGTcaattctataaaaaaaaaatatattttttttctgaacatttaCCTCCAATACTTGGTAATATATTCTAGTGCTTCACCAATcctgatattcattcattcattcattcaaaaaatacataGTTAAAGCCCTTACTATGTAGAACTCAAAACACTCTATAGAACACAGGGAAAAACCTATAAGTTCCCCACCCTCATGAACTTATACTCCAGTGAGGGAAACACATCATAAAGGAGTAACCAAAGAAGATAATATGGTGAGTGATGCACGATACACTGTGATCAATAATGGGCGAGATGGAGAATAACAGGCAGCAGGCCCACTGTCGTAGTGGGAGGGCATGGCTTTGAACAGGGAGGTTGGGGAAGACCTCTCTGAAGAATCTTGGCCTAGGTCAGCcccaatggctcagcggtttagcgccgcctgcagcccagagcgtgatcctggagaccctagatggagtcgagtcccacgtcgggctctctgcatggagcctgcttctccctctgcctgtgtctctgcctctctctctgcatctctatgagtaaataaataaataatctttaaaaaaaaaaagaattttggccTATATTCTCTTCAGTAACAGTTTGCATCTAGTGGAAATGGGAGTCTCCTCTTTCCACTTGGTGAAGAGTTGGGTGTGAGGCATAGCTTGGCATGACTGATTGCAAAGAGCAGAGATCATGGCCACTACCTCTTCCCTTTTGTGTGTTCTAGACAGTCCCCCTGCATTAGATGTCCCCAACACCGTTCCTAAATGATTGGTTTCTCCCTTCCTgatccccttcttccttctcttcctctttaatcCTTCCAgatcttggggctcctgggtggctcagttggttaagtgtccaactcttggatttggctcaggtcatgatctcagggtctcagggtcaGAGTCAGCGCTGGGTGTGGAGtatgcttaaggttctctctctggtcttccctcctccctccagcccttgcacacatgctctttctcgctctcgctctcacaaacaaacaatcaaacaaaccttCTAGATCTCAGCCAACCTTACTCCTTAGTCTCCTTGCTACTTAAAGTCTATTAAGCTGCAGGGTCAGTATCAATTTAAGCTTAATAGAAAAGCAGAGCCTCAGGCATTACCCCACATCTTCTGAATAAGAAGCTGCATTTAGCAGATTTAAGTTTGAGAAGCCCTAGTTCAGAGCTATTGTCCTCACATATCTGTGTAAGGTCTTTCTCTGGTTACGTATGTATTCGTTCCTCTTTTATTCCAATGTCCTATCCTTTTGCCTACCAAAGTCACTCTCTTTAATCTGTTTAAATAATTGACCTTAAATATGATGTGTTTTTGAAACTCTGTAGTATTGCATGTATTTTCAACTTCCATAAATGTTATTGTACTTGAAATCTTATTGTTTCTCACCTTTTGTCACCTTCATGTATTTAAGATTTAATTCTGTTGCAATGTGTAGGTCTAGTTCATTGGTCTAACTACTGCATAGTATTTCATAGGCATCCACCATGTTTTACTTAGTTATTTCCCCATAATGGGCAGCTGGTGGCCTTCAGCTTACTGTTGTCTCAGGTAACACTGTGTTTCTCCTTACAGTCTTATGCAAAATTTTCCCTCGGCCAAACATGTTCAGGAGTGAGACTACTGGGTCATGAAGTATACGCATCCTTAAGCTTCACAAAATTCTTTCAGATTGTTCTCCAGATTGTTTCTGCTTATTTACTCTCATCGGCAACATcacatcttcaaatatttggatGTAAAATGGTATGTCATTGCTTTTATCTGCATTCATCTGATTACCAATGAATTTGAGTATTTCTGCACCTTTTTTGctagccatttatttattcaaccaaaAATTAGTGTGAGTGCGTaatatgttccaggcactgttttagggcCCAGGGAAAAGCATCCCCTATGCATTTTACATTGgaacttatgtttttttttatttttggccatTTGTCAGAGTTCATTATAGGTCTACATATTAATCCCTTGTCAGTTTTAATAACACAAAAATCTCCCTATCTGGATCTGTCTGCTAACTTTGTCTGTGACCTCCTTCAGTGATTAACCTCATTTTGATAAGGTCAAGAAATATTTTGGCCTCCTATATTCTGCAATATCACAGTGATAGTCTCCCAGATCTTGTTTTATTAGCTTTTAGTGGTTTTGCAGTTTTGTGGTAGTTTTACCATTTACAAGTAGTGCTTTATTCCTTCTAGAGTCTGCCATTGTAGTGGTAATGGTGTAAAGTAGTAATGTAACTTTCTTTTTATACAGTGAGCTCAATTCCCCAACAGATTTCCCTCTTTTCTAAAGCCTTCACCCCTTAGCATAAGAAGAGATCTCAGCATTGAGTCTATTCTGGAACTAAGATGAGTCAGAGGTTTGTAAACATTTGCAGTGAGAAAATGTCCCTGTGAAATCTGAACCTGGGCAGCTCCAATGTGACTGCTTTGCAGAAAGGTTTGACTTGTGGTTAATATTCTGTGGAGGAGCAGGAGCCAAGGGCTTGACAGCAGGGGacaggtgctgctgctggtgagTACATTTCTCTAAGGAGGTGAGGGCTTGCAGAGAGAGCAATTACAAATTAAGAATAAGGCTGAAATTCATCGCAAATGTTGGAATACCACCCAGAGGCATTCCCTGATGTCACACATCCACATTTGCACACTCACGTCTAAAATTTATGCTTTGAAATTTGGACACGGTTTAATAGCCGGCTGTTCAGATTCAGTGTAGCTGGAGTTTCGGAGCATGGGTCCTGGGAGGTCAGAatactgggttcaaatcccagctcagtcactcatcagctgtgtgaccttgggcagcttACTTCAATTGGGGCATGAGATAAACCTTATAAAGCAGTTAGCCTAGTACCAGTAGGTATTCaatgaaaaaagacaataaaaaggcCTATTAGATAACAGACTTTGCATTCCAGGAAATTCAAAGAATAAGCAAACTTTGGCCCTTGGAATTTATGATCTAATAGGGGATGAGatagaatacaaaaataactATACCATCACAGAAAATCTCATGTTTTGttctaaattaaaatatgtaattcttTGAAGTCTGATGACATTATTAGTTTGAGAGCTGAGGGCTGGGGAATGGGACTGTGGACTGGGGTAAAGTTTCATGGAGGTAAGTGGCTTTTAGGAAGTCTCTAGACCAAGGAGTGAAGGTTTCAGCAGGAGAGTCCCAATTTGGCTGGAGTGCAGATCAATGGTAAGGGAATGGCCTGGACTGGTCCTTCGGGCTGTATCATAGTGACCTTGGAGGCTAACATGGGGTTGAATTTAATCTGGTACACCAAAGAGTTGCCCTCTGGAGAGCTGTAGTTTAGCAGGATTAAGTCAGAGTGGATCACGGCCAGAAGGGAGGGAGATGCTGACAGGAACTGGGAAGTGGTTGTGGTCCTCTGGCCAGTTAGGTGGGATCTGAGTGGGGGCAAGGATACTGGAATGTCAGGGAAGGGAGCAAAGCAGAAGCCCAGGACGGAAGAATCCATGTAATGCAGGAAGGACAGATCTCCTGCTAGGTGGATCTCTTCTCCCAGTGGTGATTTCGTTTGTTTTCCCTCAAACCTCAGCTGGACCTCCTTTTCCTCACTCAGCTGATAAcatccctccctgcccctttGGTACCTCAAAGTGTTTCTTATGTTCCTTCTTTCCTCTATGCATGCTTGTCTCCTCTCCTTCATTCATCGGAGGCCAACCCTTGCCCGGGAGTTCTGGAGCCACTGCCTCCTCTTTCCTTATTGAATTCCCATAAACTATTTCTTCTTCTCACATCTTCAGGTGTGATCTTATTAATCTTAAAACTAACACTGCCAGTTACTTTACCAGCAAAATGGGCTTATTCGGGACTAGGAGAGAATTGCAACGTGAATGCAAGACAATCAATGGGTAGCAAAACCAGAGACTAATCtgaagaacaaaggaaaggaacACCCCTTTATAGAGGAAAGGGGCAAGTTGGAAGGACTATTAACAAAAAGTCCATTGGAGTAAACCGGGAGATGGAAGTATaatggcttctcattggctgagttgtgacagtctctcattggctggcCTGTTGCTGGGAGAGAGAAACATTTCTTCCTCCTGGCGGGCTGGTGCACTAGTTGATCACAGATGGAGCTCTCCCTTCTGTCTTCCCAACTCCATTTTAAAGgaggttttccttttattaattttcagacTTCGCTGGCTCTTTCCTCCTTACAAACACGCCTGGGTAGGTCTTCCTTGGTCTGAAAGAAATTCCTTTGGACCTTGTTCTATTCTTAAAGGATACTTCTATTTCTTTCCCACCCTTAGCCtccaaatttcttaaaaaaaaaaaaaaaaagattttatttgtttattcatgagagacacagagagagaggcagagacatcggctgaaggagaagcagcctccatgcagggagcccgatgtgggactcgatcccaggaccccaagatcatgccttaagccaaaggcagatgctcaatggctgagccatccagacgtccCAGCTCCGAATTTCTGGAGAGAGGGCTAACTCAGTGTTGACTTCATAGCCTTCACCACATTTACACCTCAGCCTTCCAAAATTGGATGCTTACCctcacaaattcagtaaagtcgaTGAGCTCCTATATGTCAAATCCAATCACTTCTCTTTTAATATTCTATCCTCTTAAATTCTGCTGAGTGAcacccctctctccccttcccaccaccTTCTTGCACTGACTTTGGAAACAAGTCTCCCTGTTTTCTCTTCCCTAactcttccttcccatcctcttTAATCCTCCAGCCCTGCAAACAAAGGTTTTAATTGTTCTGTCTTCATCCTTCCACACAAGGAGGGAGGAATCTTTTCTTGCatgaagttaaagaaaaaaatatgttacataaaagtatacacatatgtatagaTAATAATACTAACATATTACATATAAGtatgaataaatgtaaatggtctttAAAAGTCCATCATTGACTCCCTAATATGTATattggatattttaaatttttatatatgtcatatatacatctcatatacatatatatacttaaaatatataagtatacttaatatataaacttaaaatacccatccatatctatatctatttatacTCTTCCTAATAGAATAGTAATCAATTAGAAAGTGGGCACTACATTATGGCCCCTAAAATATAACATAAAGATATAATAGCAACATAAGTGGCAATAGGGATGCAGCGTTCCAATCTTCTTGAAATTATGCCAATGGCTgaagctcatttttttttgtaacattaCTGCTACCTCTCTGTGAGGAATTTCCAATATCTCATTAAACTACATGCCCCCAGTTTCAGCTTCCTGCTATTGCCTCAAATTTAACCCATTCCGGGAGAATGCATCATCTTCCTCCCCTGTTTCTACTGAAtctgcctttctcttctgtttctgtcTTCCTAGGCTCAAAGGACTTCTATATAAAAGCAACAGTGTTTGCAACTGTATCGTGATAAACATGGTACAGTTACTGTGGAAAACATGTTTTTAGAATATGTAGCCAAAGACTTCTAAGAAATATGGCAGTGAGTGGAgtactgcctttatttttttttaaagcagcaacaCAGAAATCAATGAGTCAACATTTAAGTTTAGAAAAGccaaaaggaaagacaaataatgttcttttaaaatgttgcatGAGAAATATGATGCAAGATAGAAAGAATTCTGATGGGTGGAAAGAACTACATCATTTActggttatatttttaataaatagcgATTGATGACAATAAACTTTTACTAAGAGCCTTCTAGTTATTAGAAATGGATAGTGGGGCTTGCTTTCTCTGATTTTACAGATCCGTTGAGGTTTCATTTGTGAGCACAATTGATAAAGAAACTTTGACCAATGAAGCAGCTCACAAAGTTATCCgtgaggaaataaaaagaaaatgttcaagaaTTTTCATACTATATGTAAAATCACTCTACTTGTTTTAGAGTTTGTAAAATTCAAGGACATCCTATGACATTAAGTTTTACTTTGACAAAAGGagataaattctaaaattttctaCAAAATTCTGACCATTAAACAATTAGAGCTATAATAGTCTTATGACTTAAGAATGAATTAGTAAGAGTCCATgagaatgttattttattttattatttatttttattttttatttatttattttttttaatattttttttaatttttatttatttatgatagtcacacagagagagagagagagaggcagagacacaggcagagggagaagcaggctccatgcagggagactgatgagggacccgatcccaggactccaggatcactgccctgggctgaagacaggcactaaaccactgagccacccaggcgtcccaaaaatgttattttatacagTGACAttcactttcttaaaaatatagctTTGATATCACTTTTTAGTATTTTCAATTCatctcaagattttctttttttaatcttaaagttGCCTGAATTGAGATGAATGAATGGCTGTTGTTAgtggttttaaattttagaggtctaagggcacctgggtgactcaatggttgagcatctgcattcagctcaggtcatgattcccgggtcctgggattaagtcctgcatcaggctctctgcagagctgcctgcctatgtctttgcctctctttctgtgtctctcatgagtaaataaataaaatattttaaaaatatatttttaaaggtctttaaaAAGCTCATCATTGACTTCCTAATTTGTTTAAGACAGGAAACCTACTTAACAAAAAAATAGCACCTACAtcgtgctaaaaaaaaaaaaaaaaaaagcaaatagaaccTATATGAAGAGGATGGCATTAAGCTCTTGACTGGTAATACTTGGAGCTTTTAATCCATTCACTCAACCTGTACTTTTTGAGGGACCAGTCTGGGAATGTTCTGAATTCAGCAGAGAACAAAGGACAATAAAATCTACTTTCACGTAGTTTATTTGAagataaggaaagaaatgaaCCAGAACAAATCCCTGGATTCTACAGTGTATTAGAAGTGATGCCCTAAAcactcaagagaaaaataaagcagagaagggTCTAGGGAGGAAGGGGTTGTAATTAAAATTGGGATTATCAGGGaagggctggggggcggggggcgaacAGCCTTGTGCAAACCGCTGTAGAGGGTGAGGGAGCAGGGAAGGTTAGTTACCTGGCTGGACATCTGCAGACTCATCGGCTCACCTTTCAGGGCCCAGTGAGGCGTCCTGAGCCCCCCGCCTGCCTATTAAAACGGCCACCTGCCAATCTGGAGTGGTTTGCCTCTGTCTGCAGCTTCTCCCCGTGCTCCCCACATTAGGGCGGGCTTCAGGTCACACCTGAGAAGCTCCTAGGAGGTTGCGAACTAACCGGACCTTTTGTCCTGAGATACGGAGCAATTGAGGGTCCTGGGCAGAGGCTCTGAGGGTGTTTCAAGGAGTCATCCCGACTGCTGCTTGGCAAGTAGCCTGCAGAGGCTCCAGGGCGGAAGCAGAGACAGCAGCCGGCCGTCATCCAAGTGAGAGGGGCTGGTGACGGACCAGGGGGTCGCTTAGAGCAGAGAagtaaattctttctctttttgaaaagatttcacttacttattcatgagagacacacagagagaggcagagacacaggcagagggagaagcaggctccatgcagggaggccgaggccgatgggggactcgatcccacgaccctggggtcacaccctgggccaaggcagatgctcaaccgctgggccacccaggcgcccggaGGAGTAGGATTCTTAATGTGGGATTTTGCAGAGAGAGCAGCAGCTGGCTCCTTCCTGCCTACTGTGAGGGGGAGAGCAGTAGCCGAGGGCGACTGGACATTGCTGGGGTCTGCTCCTGGGGAGGGTGTGGCTGCCACGTCGTCGTCGGGCTGCCGGGGCTGCCCCCGCggggttggggaggaggtgggaggtcACACTCCAGGGAGTTGGGCTTGGGCGGCTGCCAGCGTCCCGGAAGCCGGCCCGGGCTCCTTCCCCCCTTGCCTCGCCCCGTCCCTTAGCCTCTGCGGGCGTCGTGGCCGACCCGGGGGAGGCACGGCCCGGCCCTGCAGGACCTGGGCCAGGGCTGCCGTGTGCCCGAACCTGGGGCCCCTTTGAACGATCTGCTTTGCCAGAGGGAGCCCCTCCGTTCGGTCTCCCCGGGCGGCATTGCCCGCGGGCCGCAGCAGTTGGTGCAGAAGCGCGTGCGCGTCGGGCGAAGGGCTCCAGCTGCACACGCGGGCGAGGGGAGGACGAGCTGGAAGTTCTTTTCTCGCGCGGTTGTTGGGTTTGCGAGGGTCTGGTTACGCTCGCACTTCACCGCAGCGCTTAACAAAGAGGGCCGCGAGTTTTATGAGAAAACCCATCCGTGGGATCCCCgcggggcgcagcggtttggcgcctgcctttggcccagggcgcgatcctggagacgcgggatcgaatcccacgtcgggctcccggtgcatggagcctgctcctccctttgcctgtgtctctgcctctctctctctctgtgactatcataaataaataaaaattaaaaaaaaaaagcccacccgTGGGAGCTCGTCCCTGCCGTGCGCAGTGCGGACCGGAGCGCACGCAGTTTGCAGCCAGCACACCCCAGAGCGGTCGAGGGAGGAGCCAGGACTGGACGTGGCTGCGACGAGCGGCCCTGGTGCGTGGATGCTCTCGTCGCCCGGGCGGGGCTCCCGAGGCTGtgcccgccctgccccgcccctggaGAGTCCGCGGGAGGAGGCGCCCGGGGCCCGGCGAGGTCGGGACgcagcgcggggcggggcggggcgggggcggctgtGCCCGCGGCCGAGGCGCGTCCGGGCGCCGTGGTCCCCGCAGCGGCCGCCTGGCCTCCGCCATGGGCGCCGTGTGGTCCGCCCTGCTGGTCGGGGGCGGCCTGGCCGGCGCGATCTTCGTCTGGCTGCTGCGGGACGCGGCGGCCGAGGGCGACTCGGAGCGGCAGGACGCGGCCCCGGGGGGCGcccggcgcggcggcgggggACTGAGCTGCGGACCGCCCGGGCGGGAGCCGGCCGCCTCGCCAggtactgccccccacggccgcAGGGCCCGCCGGCTCGGGGctccggggccgcggggcggggcggaaaCCGCGGGGTCCCCGCCGGCCCCGCCAGGGGGATGCGCACCTGCGCTGGGGCGCTCGGGGCGCTCGGGGCGCTCGGGCGGCTGCGCCCAGGTTCAGGGGTCCCGCGACCCCCTTCAGCTCTCCCGCCCCAGCCCCAAGGCCCAcggcccctccccgcgccccgcggaaGGGCCGGGCCCGGGAACCCCAGGCCGTGGGCACCTCCCGCCGCCCGGGAGGCAGGGCCCGGGCTGGACCCCGGCCACGGAGGCCTCGGCTGAGCCGCAGAGCAGAGCCCCGGAACGGGCCCACCTAACAGGGCATCCAGCCCCAGCGACCAGGACTGACAGCCGGTTCACGTGTGTGCATGTTGGCGACTGCGTGACCGCGAGTAAGGGGAGGAAGGCCGCTGGCAGAAGCCCCAGGCTCCAGGGCGCGCCTGGACTCCGACCCATTGGTGAAAACGACATCTGGGAACTTTATTTTTAGTGGAGTCAGTGTTCATGTGGAGCCATCCGAgactctgcctctgtgccttCCCCACAGCTGGTGTGGGACGAGCAGGGAGCTCATGTATCTTCTTCTGAAAGCCAGCCTCATGTTTTAGGTTGGAAGATGAGGAATTCAGGGTAATGTTCGTGTCTCACGACTccattaaaaagagacaaaattaaaCAAGGCCAAACCCTCAcagaccgccccccccccccccccatccgtGCTGATTGTATGACTTTGGAGATTTCGGTCTTGTAGGGAGCTATTCCGACGGAGAGTGAGGCGTCCAAGAAGGAAACCGAGCCTTTAGGGAGCTTGGATCGTGTAACTgcgagaacatttttttttaaaaaagtgaacagTCCCTGTGGGGATGCAAAAAGCCTATTTTTGTTGAAGATATTCCTAACGCATATGGGGTTGGCAAAGAGAAACCAGTCCTCTTCCCCCACCAGCACCCCCAACTCTTGCACAATGACTCACCACTGTTCCTTGTATTCCCCCACAGTGTCAGCTGCTGGGGGTCTGCCCACATCTGTGAGAGCCGATCCCCAGCGTGCATGCAGTTCCTGGGAGTGCAAGTGTACTCTTAGGGTCCGTAGGGTAGCCATGCGGATCTCTGCCGGAACAACAGTTTTTGATGATAGAAGCAGAACAATGTGGCTGCATGCCAGTACGGTCTGGACTGTGGGGATTGAGGACCACGACAGGGTCACAAGTCTGCTTCTACACTTGCCACTTCATTTACACTCTTGGGTGGGCACACTGACGCTCCCGGATATGCCTTTTATTACTGGATACACATGCATATTCTTAAAGTACACTGTTGGTGCAGTTAGTGTCTGAACTGGGTAATTAAGTACTTGCTTTGAATCGAGATGGATTTTGTGAACTGCAGATAGATTAATGATAAAGTCTTCAACAACTAAATCTATTTTCCCAGCCTTTTTTCTCGCAAGAACTGCCTAACActattacatttttccttttgttttagagCATCTTCAAGAAAGCAATGGATGTTTGGTTTCAGAGACCAAAGGCCATGGTAACTTGCAGGAAGCAGCACGGAGACTGCAGAGTCCTTCTGGAAAAGACAGTGGTTGCAACAGTTCAAGAGAGCATGTTCCTTCTGGAGGGTTTCCAGCCACAGAATCTCTAGCTGCATCTGAGACTGGTAACTCTCGGGGTTACTCTGAAGTTTCAAGAAATGAAAGCCTTGAATCTGCTATAAGAGAATGGGGATTCCAGAAAGGACAAGAGACACTTGCTAATGTAGCTTCCTGTTTTGCAGAAAAGTTGTATTCTAGCAACCTGGTCATTGACAGAGCGAAGGAAGTGAGCCTTGCACAGCTGAGCAATCAGGACCGGGCTGACAATGAGGACTGGGAAATGGTGTCCAGGCACTCATCCTGGGGAGATGCTGCTTTGGGTGGCAGCCTTGAGGCTCCAGTGGTAAGCCCAAACCAGGAAATGGACTGTGGCAGAAGCACTCTTATGGAACCAAGAGGTCAGGAAGTGGATGTGAAACGGAAAAAGGTAGTAGCGGTGGTTTCGGGGTCCCAGCAAGTTAGCATCAGGTTCCAGATCCATTATATCACAAGCACTGGTAAGCAGTGTATTGCGATCACTGGAGATCACAAGAGTCTTGGAAGGTGGAGTACCTACCTCCCACTCCAGTATAGCAAGGATGGGTTCTGGTGTCGTTCTGTGTccctgcctgcagatacagtggTGGAATGGAAGTTTGTAGTCGTAGAAAATGGGGAGATTACCCGCTGGGAAGAATGTAGCAATAGGTTCCTGGAGACTGGTCGTGAGGATAAAGTGGTACAAAAGTGGTGGGGGATTCCCTGATTGTTTTCAAAGTAGTGGAGAAGCTGTTGTAGAATCTGGAAAAGGCTAAGTTTGTGGGGCAcactgaataattttaaataaagtagaaCTCCAAATTTAGCCATCAGAGTTGTTTCAAATTTGCCAGTGGCTTGCATCTGACGTGCAGAAATATAATGTAGATGATGCTTCCAGTGAgcgtggactttttttttcctgtggtgttGATGGGTGGATTTTCGCTGATCCATGGTTACTTCAGGGCTTGGTCCTCTTGGGGAATGACTTGGCTAAGCTTCTGGTGTGGACTGGCCTGGGCGTAGCAAAACCAACTGGCTGCCCAGGGTTCAAGCTTGAGCCTTTGGGTGGGTAATCCTTAAACCCGGGGAGTG contains the following coding sequences:
- the STBD1 gene encoding starch-binding domain-containing protein 1 isoform X2 produces the protein MGAVWSALLVGGGLAGAIFVWLLRDAAAEGDSERQDAAPGGARRGGGGLSCGPPGREPAASPEHLQESNGCLVSETKGHGNLQEAARRLQSPSGKDSGCNSSREHVPSGGFPATESLAASETEKLYSSNLVIDRAKEVSLAQLSNQDRADNEDWEMVSRHSSWGDAALGGSLEAPVVSPNQEMDCGRSTLMEPRGQEVDVKRKKVVAVVSGSQQVSIRFQIHYITSTGKQCIAITGDHKSLGRWSTYLPLQYSKDGFWCRSVSLPADTVVEWKFVVVENGEITRWEECSNRFLETGREDKVVQKWWGIP
- the STBD1 gene encoding starch-binding domain-containing protein 1 isoform X1: MGAVWSALLVGGGLAGAIFVWLLRDAAAEGDSERQDAAPGGARRGGGGLSCGPPGREPAASPEHLQESNGCLVSETKGHGNLQEAARRLQSPSGKDSGCNSSREHVPSGGFPATESLAASETGNSRGYSEVSRNESLESAIREWGFQKGQETLANVASCFAEKLYSSNLVIDRAKEVSLAQLSNQDRADNEDWEMVSRHSSWGDAALGGSLEAPVVSPNQEMDCGRSTLMEPRGQEVDVKRKKVVAVVSGSQQVSIRFQIHYITSTGKQCIAITGDHKSLGRWSTYLPLQYSKDGFWCRSVSLPADTVVEWKFVVVENGEITRWEECSNRFLETGREDKVVQKWWGIP